From the genome of Primulina huaijiensis isolate GDHJ02 chromosome 11, ASM1229523v2, whole genome shotgun sequence:
GTAAAATCTAAAACTAAAAAACCTAAGGTATTTTTCTTATCCTAAGTCATCTAATCAAGGTACCAAACCAATGGTTGGCTGTCATTGAAGTGGACAGTTTTGGTTCTTGGGTGTATCCGTATATATCAGAATCCTCAAAGAAGGGCTTGAGGAGAGGAAAATGAAAGATGGATGTATATGAGCCGACTAAGTTAAGCCATTCAATATGCAACTGAATTGATGCATTCAAGAATGGGAAATAGCCATAGAACCAGTGATCAAGTTTACTGCATAACTCATTGGTTGCTGATATCAGACGACATGATTGTTTTTAACATCTCATCTTGTAACTCATGTAGATTGTCATTCACCATTTGTTGTTTCATCCTAGCTTGAGTAATCTGTAACATTCATCTGGAGTTACATGGTAAAACATCCTTAACTGAAACATAGAATCCACTTCTTCAATGTCTGAAGTCCCTAGTTGATAAGCTTCGAAGAAACGATCTCAGGGACTTTGCTCTCTACAAGAGAAAACCTTCCCTCTCGAGCCGAGCCTGAGTTTAAGAACAGAAATTTTAGCCAAATATCTCCTCCAAACCCCCATCATACTGTTATTCCCTTCTCTGCTCCTTTTTTTATGCGCTCTTTTGGATTATATTTTGTAATCTTCTGTTTTTCCTTTGCCATTTCATTTTGTAAATCTTGATTCAGGAATAGTGGAACCTGAGTAGATCCTTGCAAAACCACAAAAGGAACTAAAATTGTTTGCAAAAAGACAGCCATCGATACTGATAAGAGCCACATGATCCATATGCAACGAGGCAATTTTGAAGCATCGACTGATTTCTCTTTCTTTGCATAAACCATGATCTTAATTGACATGGACATGGACCACATAGTCACATAAAGATGTTGAGTTATAAATTCTTGAAAGCCTCTGTTAACAATTAAATATGTTGTCAATATCTAGTTCTCTGGCTTATTTGCAGCCATTGGTATGTGAATTATTAGCAAGTTGCTACCGCCACTGTATTATTACAATATGGTGATTCTTGTATCTTGTTTCTGTATCTCCTTCTTGGTTATAGTAATCCTTATATTCTACTAATTTCAGGTGGCTATATTGGGAAATATGTCCAGTTAATTATTTTCCATAATATAAAATGGAgctgaaatatttcttccataCAGGGaattgaaagaagaaaaatatgcTGCACGAAGGGCTATCCTGCCAATACTTCAAGCTGAAGAAGATGAAAGGTATTTCTGGCATTTCTTCATACCAGCCTTGAATATGATTCTACTTTTTGTGTAGTTTGTCTGATTGtcacttctttcttttttccccAGATTCGTCCATGAATGGAAGAAGTATCTCGAGGAAGAGGCCAGAATCATGAAAGATGTACCAGGTTGGAAAGTGGGTGAAAGTGTCTACAACTCTGGAAAATGGATGCCTCCTGCAACAGGCGAGCTCCGCCCTGATATCTGGTGAATCTGACACTCTTTTATCTCTGTTTTTCAACGGATGCAGGAAAAACACTGTTTCTTACCTGTTAGCTTCACAAATTTCCTAAGGCTTGTTTATTTCTAAAATAAAGGTTGAAAAATCTGTCGTCTTGTGTTGATAATCATTTAAAAGAGTGGAGTCTTGATGGCATTGATTTTTCGTTTGATTTCAGTCTCCTGACATGATAAATTATATAGCAATGAGTATTCTCAACATCAATTTTATTTTCGCAAAAATCTCTCCCGAATCAAATCTCCAGCTCTACCACAAACACGGTTCTGTCGATGCCCCACAGGATTTGAGCCGTTGATTTTAAAGAATTTGGTAGACCCCGCATATGAATTGGTGGACCCCACATAGATGTGGTTAAAATTGAGCCTTTGATCACCTCATGGGGCAGTGCCCCATAAGGTAGGATGAAATATTCCCACAAACACTATGTTAAAGCATTAATTTTGAGAATCTCTGGGTTGGTGTTCATCCAGGGCTTCCATTGTCAGGGAGATACAAATACATACTTGTGCATGCGATACAAGAAATCTCTGAAGCCTGTCAGGGAGATACAAATACGTACTTGTGCATGCGATACAAGAAATCTCTCTTTTCATTTTCAAGCAATGTCTTGATAACCAGATCGATGATCAAATCAGTCTATCTTACAAAATAATTCAATCGGTCGGATAtaatatgaaataataatataagaaataatatattttaaattctaaaggtgatatacaaataataaaaaaatatatcaaagtttaaaatccaaacaacatatataatcaaatataattacatatttagacaaaaaaatcaaaataagcttcgatattattaaaataattttttttatcaaaattcaaaattcaaaattcaaataatcatatatatacaactataaataaaatttaaaatataagaattaaattttttttaaaaaaattaagtaaataattaaattctaaacaaaaaatgaaagaaaatgaaaagaggTGAAGAGTCCGGTTTTAATCTGTCCACAACTGGTTCATCACCTGTTTTTATCTGTTCTGATCATTTGACCATGAAAACAGTTATTAAACTTAGTTCGGGCGGACTTATGACCAGTTCTCGGTCGAACAGGCGGTCTGGTTTTTGGATACAATCTAAAATTTGCCATTCATTACATGACTTCGGATGGGATCATGAACCAAGTATACGTAATACATGAACAACAATTTATTcattaatacataaaaatataaaatcaccATTCAAACTGTTTCATTCAAGTGAAAAATTATCTGTGCTAAAATAAAAACCACCTTCTGCTACTAACCAGTAACACTTCCCATTGAGACCACATTTTGATCCCTCGACAAATGCATTAAAAGCGTCGAAATGTTTGCTAAGTTGGCCTCGTTCCACCTCACAATAGAAAAGAATAGATCCATCGAACCGAACCTTGAAATGCCATGAAATCTCTCCATCAACTTCGAGTTTATGTTCTCCGAGGTCATCGTCTTTAGATTGACAATGAACTTTCAGAGGGCTGGAACTGTTCTTGAATTCCATTGATTACATGCACGTGGTATTTCATTCCAAATACCCATTATCCGTGGTCATCTTCGTGTACCCGAGCCACGCAAGACGTAAACATGTCAGTCATAGCAATGGCTGTTAAGCATATTGAAATGTGATTCATGTTGGCAAGAATTTTAAGATAGTTTTTATGTTCATTTGCGAAGAGATTGTGGTTTATTATACAAACATCCTCGAACATTATTTTGTAAAttacatttattattacatgaTCTATGGAATAGAGTCAGATTATCTGCCACAAATGAAATTTATGATTGTATATAATTTACACTAATTCAAATAACAGGAGTTCCAATAATGTAGTGTAAATCATAGTACATGTATTTNNNNNNNNNNNNNNNNNNNNNNNNNNNNNNNNNNNNNNNNNNNNNNNNNNNNNNNNNNNNNNNNNNNNNNNNNNNNNNNNNNNNNNNNNNNNNNNNNNNNNNNNNNNNNNNNNNNNNNNNNNNNNNNNNNNNNNNNNNNNNNNNNNNNNNNNNNNNNNNNNNNNNNNNNNNNNNNNNNNNNNNNNNNNNNNNNNNNNNNNNNNNNNNNNNNNNNNNNNNNNNNNNNNNNNNNNNNNNNNNNNNNNNNNNNNNNNNNNNNNNNNNNNNNNNNNNNNNNNNNNNNNNNNNNNNNNNNNNNNNNNNNNNNNNNGGGCAGGGCGTGCGCGCGGCCGGGCGAGCTGATGGCAGGGGCGAGCTCGGGGCAGGGCGAGCGCGCGGCCGGGCGAGCTGAGGGCAGGGGCGAGCTCGGGGCAGGGCGAGCTCATGGAAGGGGGTCCGCGCGGCTGGGCGAGCTGATGGCAGGGGCGAGGGCGCGTGCTGGCAGGGGCGAGTGCCGGGCTGGGGCGAGGCGAGGCGAGGCGCTCGGGCGAGAGCGGGGCGGCGCGAGATGGTGGCTGGGCGAGGCGAGGCGTGGGCGACGGCTCGAGTGAGGCGTGGGCGGGGGAGAGATGTTAAAtgaaattggagagaaaattaCGTAGAGGAGAAGTGAAATTGAAGTAGGGGAGGACCTCTATTTTTAGGGGAGCTCAGACCAAATCTTACCATTCAGGAGGAGATTGCGATTTGATTTGAGACTGACGAACGGCAAACGAAATTAATTTTTCTGGCATGGTACGTCCTCATCGCCGATAAAACAaggacaacacaattaatcgaactttgaacctacgattcagttcgactcgggagggggagacttgtgataccccatggatgagcccatcaagatccggcccatatttagggcccacaggtgaagggcccatgagaagcccaggtattctcctataaataccaggtttgagcgtacggttatttcattcactatattgttttcagcagcgcccttagctgctcccccatatatcctcagtctctgacttgagcgtcggaggggctacgccaggacaccctcctggcccccttctaacggtcttattcttgatttcaggctcagggtaatcttaaagcccacgtctgaattagtgacgctcgttgggatcggacccgaaatttcccgtgagtatcagatgatttaattaaatttgagattataaaatattttctcaaatttattACTAACTACAGTTGTTTGATCAATATGTAGCTTTCCAACAATCGATTTCGAAACTCCAAAGTTATCTCTATAGACTTAGATTTGATGCAATCTCTCCTTGTTGCTTTtggaatatataaattatttgtgcttatttcaataataatcttaaagatTAATGGATTAATAAACAAATATGTCATTTTGTATTAAATAATGACTAATTGCAGATAtcaaagaatttttaaaattcagaaCACAAGTCAGGGGTCGAATAATATTCGAAATTTTGATGAGCCAATTTAAAAAATCTCTTTGAAATTGGTCTCACTAAAATGTTACGtcataatttgaaattatataattaaaaatattggaTATATATGTATCAGACAAAATATCTCATACATGCATAGAGTACACAACGTCGGGTGAAGCTATATATGCGTAGTAGCAATGGGAGATTTGTTCAGGAGACGGGAAATGGAGGGCCGGTGGTATCTTCTCTATCAGCATCAGGTACGCTAGTGTAGCAGTATAGATGGTTGGAGAGTTCCCAGCTCCCGTCATCTTTTCTCTGAACAGACAGCCGAGGCCATCTGTTTATTCTTACATAGTGTTCCCTTATCGTCCAATCCTCCAGCAAACCTGTGACAACGGTGTAGCAAGATTCATGGCCACCCCACACCGCGTCGTCCGGATCGGCAGTTATGCTTCCATCGAGATGGAAGTACCGACGCATTGGAGTTCCAGAGCCTTGCCAGTAGGGGTCCAGGTTTCGCCAGTACATGGGAGCTGCCTGCAGAAGATGAGGGATGATGGTCACTTGGTCAGATAACTGCCATGTAAGGATTCAACTTACTAAATGCAAATGATgcttctttttccttttcttgaaGGGTGTGGGCCTTTGCTAGGAACGTGCAGACATTCATCGGTTGATAAGACAAATTAGTAATTATCTTGCTGTGGCTGGAAGTATTTTCAAGATGTGACGTCGAAAGCAAGTAACAAGAGAGTTTTCAAAATTATATGGACGCAATATAAAGAACACGTACAAATGGTCAGTCTTACGGTTAACTAGTTAAAGGGCTAATGCTTAAACGGGATAATTCCTGTATATATGCCTAAGGCTTTCCCCGGCCAGCTTTAGTTCCTGTATATATATAGGGTTGGGGATTGAATGAACTTGTTTCCGGTCTCTCGAACACCTTTCTATGCTATTCAACATGCCTATCCTCAATGATAAGCCCGGGTAAATTTGGTGAGCTGAGTAGAAAATTTATCGGGTCGGATTATGTTCCTTTCCTGGAAGTCCTGGAAACCAGGGAGAGGCTTCCCGAACAAGTGTTCTGAACACTTGAAAACAAAGAACGTTAGCGGGGCGCAGAAAATTTTCCGACGTAACTATTCCGACGTTCAAATCAGTCAGATATTCGCGCAGATTAAAGTATGTTGTAAAGAGTATATAGTAAGTGTTTGTAAGAAAAATGTTGAGTGAACAAATATACATATATCCTAAATGATCAAGCAAACCTGAGTATTTATACAAGAAAAAGTAATGATAATATTGTTTTCGGTGCCCGACTACTCTTCATGATCAGAAAGTTGCTCACGCCCTGTCTTCTGACACTGTTGCGACTCACAACTCATTCTGCTACTAGTCCTGTCACATCGCCCCACATGCATTGATTGAAATACTAATGATTTCGAGGTATGACAATCCATATTTGTGGGCCCATAGTCGATTCCTGTCCCGAAATGCTCGGGCAGTTGTCATGATGTGGGGGTACAGACAGGGTCCTGGATTCTTTATCATAGCCTCCTTACACAGCTCAGACTGGTCTAGGAGCTCGGGCTTGTATGAGTATGTGCTGGTCTAATCGGTTTCCCTAGTTTTTGCGTAACCAGGGATGGTTTATGTAAAAGGACTTTCTTTACTCGGGTTGTTTCCTCAATTCTGGCCTTCTTCTCTCCTTCATTCTAGTaagttttcttttccttttaaacatttcaaattctacCTCTTCCAATTTAGGTGCCAACGCTCATGGCTCGTCAGACCTACAGTCTGCCACGTTGCAATTCGACTCTATCCTTTATGCGTCCCTTGTTGCCTTTTACACCATAACCTCGAAGAAACCAGTCCTCGCCCTTCATTCCAAGAAATcccaaaaattcaaaactagACATTAGGCTACCGAGCCTTCCAATGCCCAGGAGAAGGGTAAGGGCAAAGTCCGTGCTCCCTCCAAAACAAAAACCGAGGCTTTGTGTACCCCATGGTTTTCTACTATGGCCAGTACTCTACGTCCGAGGGCCGACGAAGACCTTCGAGTTCTCGGATCTATCCATTCTTCTTTACTCCATCCTCATTCCTGGTCCCTCAGACCTAGCTGATCGGCCCCCGGAGGGGTTCTATACTTTTTTAAGGGACCAAATCCGTATTGCTCTTCGGTTTCGCATCCCATCTTTCTATATTGAAATGTCCTGCTTTCTCGGGGTCCCTTTAAATCAACTTCATCTCAACTCTTTCCGCATAATAGCCTCGGCCTATGTGCTCTTTAAAATGCATAATCTCCTAATTAACCCCAACATCCTTTATTACTTCTTTGTATGCGGGTTCGACAACTACACCTTTTCTCTGACTACCCGAGTAAACAGCTGATTCCTTGATGGCATCCCTTCTTCCTTGAAGAGTTGGAAAGGACAATCTTTTTTTATTGACCTCCTTTTTTCTCCCAGCACGACGCAAAGATAGAAACAAAAATGTGCGGATTTTTTAGGGCTGAGAAGGAAAGAAGCAGACTctataaatataaaaagaaaaaaacctaGGAGCAGAGGAATGGCTGCCGCACCCTAAAAGAGGAAGAGAAAATGGAGAACTAGCCAAGAACGATAACTTCACGCAAAGTTTCtcattttctctttcttttttgttgggattaaggggatcctagcacaaacaattatttttgatttttgttttttaagatTGTATTTCATTCTTGAGCATACTTGATTATATTAGTGTGTTTTTATTGCATATTTGTAGCATCATGAACTTCAAGTGTTGTTAGGTAAGAccgacaaaaaaatttataacatgATATATTAACATAATACATGAACCTACAACATGCATAGAAATATGAGGTTGGGTACATATTGATATACAGAGACCGAAAATCGAAAGTTAAAAGATTCTACAATTCGTTAATACAATCACACTTGCTAAATAACACAAAAGACACTTGTTTATTGCATTTTCTTGAATTAGATTAATGTTCGAAAAAGTATATTGATAGATTAGACAATCCCATAAAAAACATGACTTATGAATTGATATTCAATCATTGGAGGAAATTAAGGACAAGTGAATCAAAATACTctcaattgtttatttaatatttttaagttatattatttatattttgttttttcctctttttatttcaatatgaatttagtttattaattaattattaactcTTTAATTAACTAAAGAATTGTTTTTAAGTAAATTTGTCACATATTAATATCTTtgggaacgatactcgtacttgaacactatattaaaatttgactCATACACTTGCGATAATATCGAGAAATTTAGAGAAATTAAATTGTGCTAAATTATtgtgttaaaaaaattcaatcaatAATCTAATTAgaataaaaagagaaaaatgcACCGGGTTGGGAATAGCTGAGGTGTTGCAAgactatatataataaatactaatgTTGCCAGTCAGGAAACAAAGCATGCCAAGGCCACAAATAACAAGAAACTGTAAAACTCCCTCGTTAAGAATCTACTCATGATTCGGTTTTAGAAATACTGAGGCTAATGCAGAAATGGAAATACTGGATCCGTAAAAAGTTGTCTTTACCAAAGATACATGTAACTAATGTTTCAGTTGCAATAAAAGATGCAGAAAACAGACAGAACTGATATTAACCTCTTAAGTAAACAATGGATATAATTTATCAATCAAGTCAAGAGGCGAGGCTCCAAGCAATGGGAGGAAAGGGGAGTGGGTACCCGTAGGAAGACTGCTAAAGTTCCCTGATAGATAAGACCTGGAAAACAAATGCTACCCGTTATTAAATCTTCCCCTTTTCATAACAGTAAGGTAAGCTTGGGTTCCAAACCTTTTTTTAAGTCTATTGTGAGTTTTCTGAAAGATGAAGTACTT
Proteins encoded in this window:
- the LOC140987276 gene encoding NADH dehydrogenase [ubiquinone] 1 alpha subcomplex subunit 13-B-like; its protein translation is MTEAMIRKKAGMASVKDMPLLQDGPPPGGFAPVRFARRIPSKGPSAMAIFLATFGVFSWGMYQVGKGNKIRRELKEEKYAARRAILPILQAEEDERFVHEWKKYLEEEARIMKDVPGWKVGESVYNSGKWMPPATGELRPDIW